The nucleotide sequence CGTACGAGCTCCAGATCGCCGGCTTCGCGAGCAGGCGCAGATCGACCATCGGCGACGCCGCACGCCGCTCGACGGCCGTCCATCCGACGACGAAGGCGGCCAGCACCACGACGAGGGCGCCGAGCACGAGCGGCTGCGCGCCGATCTCGGGGGCCAGCGCGAGGGTGAGCATGAGCGTGACCAGCATCCCGCTCAGCAGAACCAGCCCGGGCCAGTCGATCCCGGCGCCGTCCGACCTGGCCGGCGGATCGTCCGGCATCAGCGCGCGGACGAACAGGGTCGCCACGACGATCGCGCCCGTCGGTATCGCGAACATCCAGTGCCGGGAAAGACCTTCGGCGACGGGCCCGGCGATCAGCGTGCCCAGCATGCCGCCGCCCACGAACAGCCCGCTGACCACGCCGATGGCCACCGCGGACTCGCCCGCCGGGAGGTGCTTACGCACCAGGATGAACGAGAGCGGCATCGCGCCGACCATCGCGCCTTGCAGTACCTGACCGAGCAGCAGCACCGGCAGGTTCGGTGCCAGCGCGGACACCAGACCGCCGACGCTGACCACCGTCATCAGGCGGAGCATGACCAGCTTCCCGCCGTAGCGGTCACCGAGGCTGCCCGCGACGGGCGCGACGAGAGCGCCGGTGATGAGCATCGCGATGCTGATGAGCGCCCCTTGGGCGGGGCTCATCGATAACTCGCGTTGCAGGAGGGGGAGGGTCGGTGTCACCACCGACTCCAAGGTGCCGGTGGCGGCTGCCAGCAGGCCGAGCGACCAGACGGCGGCCTTTCCGATACGGGCCGGGGGAGCGAGTGTTGTGGTCATGGACGTCCTTTCGTCGGTGTGCTGCCCGGCGCGTGTTGTACCGGCGTGCGTTGTCCGGCGTGTGTTGTCCGGCGTGCGTTGTCCGGCGTGCGTCATGACCAGCGGCGCAGTGCCGCTCGGGCGGGCAGGGTGAGTGCCGCCAGCGTCAGACCGCCGGCCGCGGCCACGAGGGATCCGTACAACAGCGGTGGGACGTAGGGCAGTTCACCGGTCGTACCGCGCATCATGGGGATCAGCGTGGCCGCGGCGATCGCCGAGCCGAGGACGACGCCGACCACGGCGACCAACAGACCCTCCCAGCGCAGCATTTGAAGCACCTGGCGCCGGGTGGAGCCGACGAGCCGCAGGGTGCCCAGCTCGCGGCGGCGGTCGAGGACCGTCATCACCAGGGTGTTGACAGCGGCGATGGCGGCGAAGCCGCCGAGGACCGCGGCCATCATGTTGTTGGTCCAGGCGCCGAGCTTCGCGTCGAGACTCTGCTGGGTCGCGTAACCGGACGCGTCGGTGACCTCGCCCAGGGCGGTCAGTGACTTCTCCGAGCCGCCGCTGACCAGCAGAGTGCTGTCGAAGCCCGAGGTGACGTGTCCGGCCAGGGCCGCCCGGTCCATGGTCACCGTGGCCAGGCCGAGGCCTCGGCCGTAGACCGCGACGATCTCCGGGGCGACCTTGGTGCCGTCGGGCAGGTAGAGCGGGAGCTTGTCCCCCACGCCGACGTCGGCCGAGTTCGCCAGGGTCCAGTCGACGGCGATACGGTCCGCGCCGAGCCGGCCGAGGCTGCCTTCGCGTACGTCCAGGTCCTGCACCTTGGCCAGTTCGGCACCGGAGCCGGTGACACCCTGCGTCCCGGCGCCCAGCAGCGACTTGAACTCGCCGGAGCCGACCGGCACCAGCACCTGCGTGTTCAGCAGGCCTACGGCCGCGTCCACGCCCGGCGTACGGGCGGCGCGCTCAGCCGCGTCCACCGGGAGCCCGGCCGGGTCCGTCACCACGTGGTCCGCCGTGATGCCCGCGCGCAACTGCTTGTCCGCGACGTGGTTCTCGCTCGTGTGCATGAAGACGAGCGTCGAGGCGAAGGCCATGGCGAGCACGATCGGTGTGATCGCGGACGCGAGACGGCGGGCGTTGGTACGGGAGTTTGCGGCGGCGAGCTGTCCCGCCGGGCCGGCGCCGCGCAGCGGGAGGCCGAAGAGACCCGCGCACAGCCGTGCCACCAGGGGGCCCAGCAGCGCGACGGCGAGCATGAAGAGCATGACGACGCCGAGCGCGGCGCCTGCCGCGTCGTCCCCCGCCGAATGGGCGGAGACGCCGGTGAGGATCGCGCCGCCGACGAGGGCGGCGATGCCCAGTGCCGTACGGATCACGCCTGGCCGCAGCCGTTCCACCGACGCCTCGGCGAGCGCCTGGCCCGGCTTGATCTTCGCGGGCCTGCGGCCGGCCATCCAGCCGGCGCCGAGCGCGGTGAGCAGCCCGACGGCGACGGCGGCGAGGAGCGGGAGCCCGGACACGTGCACCCGCACGGCCTCCGGGACGGCGCCGCGGTCCTGCAACTGCCCGAACCACCAGTGCGCGAGCCCGATGCCGGGCAGGGAGCCGATGATCCCGGCGAGCGGCGCGACGAGCAGCGCTTCGGAGGCGACCGCGCGGCGGATCTGCCGGGGGGTCGCTCCGACGGCGCGCAACAACGCGAATTCCCGGGCCCGTTGGGACACGGACAGGGCCACGGTCCCGGCCGCGGTGAAGATCGCGACGACGGCGGCGATACCGCCGAAGGAGCCGCCGATGCCGAAGAGCGTCACCTTGGCGTAGCCGAGCCCCGGGTCCTCGATGGCGCCACGGTCGTCGCCGGTGTGCACCTCGGCGGCGGAACCTGCCAGGGCCTTCTTCACCGAGTCGGCGAGGGCGGCGGGGGTGGTGCCGTCCTTGGCCAGCACGGCGATGGCGTCCGCCTTGCCGGGATGGCCGGCGAGCGCGGGGGCCTCGGTGTCGGCGAACCAGGCGAGGGCGGCGCCGCTGTCGGGGGCGGTGTTGCGGGCCGTGTCCGCGGGTCCTGCCTCGGCGATACCCGCGACGCGGAAGTCCCGCTGCCCGGCGGCGGTCTGCAGGGCGACGGTGCCACCGACGGTGGCCTTCGCCGCGCGGGCGGCGGGGGCGTTGAGTACGACCTCGCCTTCGCGGGGCGCGGAGCCGGTGGTCAGCGCGGTACCGGTGAAGGCGTGGGAGCCCCAGCCGTGCGCGGTGAGGGAGCTGTCGCTGTGCGTGGTGTTCCCGGTCCGGACCGGGAAGGTGAAGTCCGCGACGGCGGTGGCCGCGCCCGGAGCGGCGGCGGCCTTCGCCGCGAGCCCGGCGTCCACCCGCGCGGTGTCCGGCAGCGGGACGGCTTCTTCCTCGCGGTCCTCGCCGCTGCCCGTGACGATGTACTCGTACTGGTCGGCGGCTGCGACGACCTGCGCGCCTCCGTACCGCTCCGGCGGCACCGACGCGCGCAGGCCGGTTTCGAGCAGGATGCCGCAGGCCGTGACGATCAGTGCCGACATCATCAGCGCGACGAAGGTCCCGGCGAAGGACGCGGGCTTGAAGCGGACGGCCGCGCGGGCGAGTCCGTTGGGGCGCATCATGCGGCCGCCCCCGCCATCGCGCCCGTGCGGCCGGTACGGGCGGTACGGGCGGCGGTGCGGGCGGTCAGCTCCGACATCCGCTCACCGATCTGCTGCGCCGAACCGCGCTCCAGGCCGCCGGCGAAGGTGCCGTCCGCGAGGAACAGCACGCGGTCGGCCCAGGCGGCGGCGGTCGGGTCGTGGGTGACCATGACGACGGTGGCGCCGAGGGTGTCCACCGCCTGCCGGAGCAGGCCGAGGACCTCGGCGGCGGTGCCGGTGTCGAGGGCGCCGGTGGGCTCGTCGGCGAAGATCACGTCGGGGCTGGTCACCAGGGCGCGTGCGACGGCCACCCGCTGCTGCTGGCCGCCGGACAGCTCGCCGGGCCGGCGCCGCGCCTTGTCGGCGAGCCCGACCTGCGCGAGCACGTCGGCCGCCCGGCGGCGGTCCTGACGCCGTCCGGCCAGACGCACGGGCAGCAGGACGTTCTGCTCCACGGTCAGCGAAGGCAGCAGGTTGAACGCCTGGAAGACGAACCCGAGGCGGCTGCGGCGCAGCTCGGTGAGCTGGTTCTCCTTCATGCCGGTGATCTCCGTACCGCCGAGGCACACCGACCCCGAGGTGGGCCGGTCGAGACCGGCGGCACACTGCAGGAAGGTGGACTTGCCCGACCCTGACGGGCCCATGACGGCGGTGAACGTGCCGCGCGGGAGGGCGAGGTCGACGCCGTCGAGCGCGTGCACCGCGCTCGCGCCACGGCCGTACTGCCGCCGGACCCCGCGCAGCTCGACGGCGAGACCGGGCGTGCCCGCAGGACGCTGGCCCTGCGGTTGGCCGTCCGTCTTCGGCTGCCCGTCCGTCTTCGGCTGCCCGTCCGTCTTCGGCTGTCCGTCCGTCTTCGGCTGCTTGCGGCTGCGTAGCCTCATGTCCGCCCTTTCGCGATTCTCGTGCTGACGCGAGGGAGTGTGCGGGGACGGCCGCGCGCCGGGCGTCATACCCGGGAGCCAACGTGGGGGTAGTACCGAGGTAGGGGGTGGAGGAGGGCGGCCACTACCTGGGCGGTCGGCGGGGCTTGCCCCGGCGGGCACGCGGGGCTTCACCCTCGTCGCAGGGTGATTGCGGGCGCTCAGGCCGGCCCGCCTGGCGGGGTACGTCGCACGCGCCCTTGCCGCCGGAGGTGGCGGGGCCCTGCGCCCCTTGGCGCTCGTACGGTGCTGGTGCGCGCACCGGTACCCCCGAGGCCACGCCCGGCGGACGCGGCCTCGTTCGGGGCGGCTCGCCTCGGGCCTCTGACGGCGGGGTGTCGCGGCGTCCGTACCGCTTATGCCGCGCCTTCGGCGTCGCCCCGCGTCACCGGCAGCCGCGCCGCCACCCGGAAGCCGCCGTCCGGCAGCGGGCCGGTGTCCAGCTCGCCGCCGACCAGACGCACCCGCTCGCGCATGCCGACGAGGCCGTGTCCGGTGCGGCCCTCCTCCAGCGGTGCGGCGGGCGGCTCGGGCGGGGGGCCGTTGACGACGAGTACGGTGAGCCGCCGCTCCCCGGCCCCGCCTCCGGACCCGGACCCGCTTCCGGACCCGGACCCGGACCCGGCTCCGTCCCCGGTCCCGTCCCCGTCCCGGTCGTCCGACACCGATACCGACACCCGCGTCGGAGCACCCGGGGCGTGCCGTACGACGTTCGCCAGGGCCTCCTGCACGATCCGGTACGCGGAGAGGCCCACCGCCTCCGGCACCTCGGCGTCGCACGGGGTGAACTCGACCGGCACCCCCGTCCGTACCGTCGCCTCCACCAGCTTCCCGATCCGCGTCAGGCCCGGCTGCGGGGCGAGTTCGCCGTGCGTCTCCTCGTTCCGCAGCACCCCGAGAAGCCGCCGCATCTCCCCCAGCGACTCGCGCGCTGTCGCCGCGATGGAGGTGAACTCCTCCTGCACGTGCGGCGGCAGGCCGTCGAGGCGGTACGCCGCTGTGTCCGCCTGCACCGTGATGACGGACATGTGGTGCGCCACCACGTCGTGCAACTCCCGCGCGATACGGGCGCGTTCCTCCAGCAGCGTGCGGCGGCTGCGCTCCGCCTCGCTGATCGTCTCCTGCTCGGCCAGCCTGCGCTGCACCTCGTACCGCTCGCGGAGCGCACCACCGAGCAGGAGCGCGGCGCCGCTGAGCACGATCATCACCGTGCTGTTACCGGTCGTGCCGTGGGGTGCGGCGAACGCCAGGCCGATGCTCGCTGCCGCCGTGGCGAGCCACACCAGCAGCAGCGTCCGGCGCCGCTCGCGCAGGCCGAGGGCGAGGCAGAGTCCGACGTACCCGACGATCACCATGGCGGGGAACGGCCAGACGCGCTGGTCGGCGAAGTCGACGGTGAGCAGGGTGAGCGCCCCTGCCACGTCCGCGACGAAGATCACGTACCAGGCGCGCAGAGGGTAGACGACCGCGAGCAGCAGCGGCGCCGCCTGCGCGACGGCGAGCACGCTCGCGATGCCGCCGTTCAGGCCGTAGTCGACGCTGAGCACCCGGATGGTGGTGGGCAGCAGGGCGACGCACAGCACGAACGCCACGCCCCATGGCAGCAGCCGTACCCACCGACGCGACGCCCCCGCGAGCAGCGCGCGCGGGTGTTTCTCCTCCACCGGTGTCATGGCCTCCACGCGTCCACCCTATGCGCGGCGCGACGGCGGGACGGCGACAGGAAAAGCGGTGTCCCGGGAAGCACCGACGCCGGACCCGGCGCGACCGCTGCCGGATGATCTTCATCTTGCGTAAGCGAACTGTTCATCCGCACCTCCGTTCTCTCACCTTTCGCGGCTCTAGAGTTCGTCAGCTGCCGTGATCCGTGATGCAGCCCTGTGTCGCCTGGGGGGACCAGACGCCGACCGGGCCGTAGGCGGACCGGGCCGTAGGCGGCATCCAAGACTGAGAAGTCATCTGATCCGTGTGATCCGTGGGGGGTCAACAACTTGAGAATGTTCACGCGCCGCCATGCCGCGGCGCTCGCGACTGCTGCGGTCCTCGCCGCAGTAGGCACAGTGGCGATCGCACCGGGCGCCGTCGCCGACGACGCCGACGACGCCGACGACTGGGGGACCGAGGGCCAGATCCTCGTCGACGGGGGGACGTTGATCGACCCGGCGACGGGCGCGGCCACCCAGATCCCCAACGCGGGCGGTTCGTCCGCGGCCTGGGCGCCGGACGGCAGCCGGCTGGTCGTCACCCAGAGCCAGATCGGCAGCTTCCGCCCCAGCGGCTCCACCAAGATCACCCTGCCGTGGGCCACCGGCGTCCGTTCCAGCGCGTCGTACGAAGACCTGGCCTACGGGTGGGGGCGGCCGTTACGTCGTCTTCTCCACGGGTGGACAGCTCGCCTACGGCCCGTCGGACGGCGCGTGGGCCCCCGAGCCGCTGCTGAGCAGCAAGCTGGGACCGGCCACCGCGTGCGACACCCACCCGACGGTGACCTGGGCGGGCGTGGTCGCGTTCCAGCGCAACATCAATTACGGCTGCTACGACAACGTCGGCATCGAGGTGTACGACGGGACCACCGTCAAGCGTGTCATCACCAACGGCGAGCAGCCCGAATTCTCACCCGACGGGACGAAGTTGGCCTTCGTCCGCGCGGACGCCGACGGCAAGTCGCAGATCTTCACCGCGAACGCCGACGGCAGCGACGTCAAGCAGCTGACCACGGGCCCGCGTTCGTACGCGAACCCTTCCTGGTCGCCGAACGGCGCCCGGATCCTCTTCGACGCGCACACGTCGCCGGACAGCGGCGACGCGCACACGACCGAGTACATCGACGTGGCGAGCGGCGAGTTGACGAAGGTCGCGGAGGGGCAGGGCTCGAACCCGAGCTGGCAGCCGCTGCGGAAGAACATCACCGCGCGGGTGTGGGGCGACGACGAGTACGCCACCGCCGTGGCCTCCTCCCGCTTCAGCTGGAACACCGTCGGCAAGACCCAACCGGGCCTGCTGGACGCCAAGTCGGCGGTGCTGGTCAGCCAGGACGACATGGCGGACTCGCTCACGGCGCCCGCGCTGGCCGGCAAAATGTCGGCCCCGGTGCTGCTGACGCCGAAGACCGCGCTGTCGACGCCGGTGAAGAACGAGCTGAAGCGGATGCTGAAGCCGGGCGCGAACGTCTGGATGGTCGGCGGCACGTCCGTGCTCTCCAGCAACGTCGCCACGCAGCTGCGGACCCTCGGTTACGTCCCGAAGCGGGTCTCCGGCGCGGACGGCTACGAGACGTCCGTCAAGGTGGCGGCGGTGCAGACCAAGAGCCCGCGGTACGTGTTCCTGGCCAGCGGCAAGGACTACAAGGCGGCGCTTCCCGCGGCTGCGGCGGCGGGTTCGGACGGCCCGAGCGGCGCGAGCACCCTCGTGCTCAGCAGCGGCACCACGCTGACCGCGTCCGTGAAGACGTACCTCAACGGCCTGAACCCGGACAAGACCATGATCATCCCGGTCGGCGCCGACGCGAAGTACGCGCTCACGCATACGTCGTTCACGAAGTGGCCGTCGTCGTACTACTACTACCCGGTCACGTCCGGCACCGCCGAAGGCCTCTCGGTGGCGCTCGCCAAGTTCTGGTGGACCACGCCCGACACGGCCACCCTCGCGTACGCCGGCTCCTGGCGCGACGGGGTGTCCGCGAGCGCGGCGATGAACATCTACGGGCCCATCCTGTGGACGTCACGGCCGGCCCTGTCCAGCGAGGTCAAGAGCTACCTGCTGCGCGAGTCCGCGGGCACGCAGTCCGTCGTCGCCTTCGGCAACACCGGCTCCGTCACCCTGGGCGCGCTGAACACGGCGGGCTCGTCGATCAGCGCGAACGGGAACATGTTCCTGTACCACGCGGACTACAACGGCGACCAGAACACAACCACAGCCACGGGCACGGCCACGGGCACGCAGGGCCTGCGCAAGAGCGCCGAGGCACCCACAACGCCACTCAAGGGCGCCACACCACGCTCGTCCCCGACGTCCCCGACCACCCCGGCCCAGCCGACCGTCAAGCCGAACCTCGACTCACTCAAGACGACCCAGCACCAGTAACAACACCCGCCGCAGGGGCACGAACCACGGGGGCGCCGACCACAGGGTCGGCGCCCCTGCGGCGCTCGTTCCCATGTCGGTGCGGGTGGGGCTCGGCGAGACTCACCGTACGGGGAAGCCGAAGGTGTAGCCCTGCTCCTTCAGCCACGGCAGCACCTCGCGCAGCGCCGCCAGGGTCTGGGCGCGGTCTCCGCCCGCGTCGTGGAAGAGGATCGTCGGGCCGTCGGCGATCTCGCTCTTGACCGTGGCGACGATGGTTTCCACGCCGGGGTGTTCGAAGTCCTTCGTGTCGACGTTCCAGCCCAGCGGCCGCATCCCGCGGGACGCCGCCAGGTGCCGGCTGTACGGGGTGAAGGCGCCGCCCGGGGCGCGGTAGTACTGGGGGCGGACGCCGCCGGAGGCCTTGGTGATCATGCGTTCGGCGTCGAGGATCTGCTGGGACTGGTAGGCCTCGGACTTGGTGTCCATGGTGGTGTCGTGCGAGACCGTGTGGTCGCACAGCCGGTGCCCGCCTGCGACGACCGCCTTGACCAGGTCCGGGTATTCCTGCGCCTGCGTACCCACCATGCAGAACGTGGCCTTCACGCCGCTGTCCTTCAGCAGTTGCAGCACCTGCGGCGTCCAGGCCGGGTCAGGGCCGTCGTCGATGGTGATGTTGACACCACGGGCGCCACGGTCCGAGGCGTGCGCGATCTCCTCCGACACCTTGGCCACTTTCTGGTTCCGGTCTCCGGCGGCGGGCGCTGAGGCATGGGCCGCCGGCTGCCGGCCGCCGGCCGAATCGGCCTGCGCGGTCCACATCGAGGTGCCGACGGCCAGGGCTGTCACGCCGAGCGCAGCCGCGAGGACCCGGCTGTGCCATCCCATTCTCTTGTGACTTGCCATGTCGGGCCGCCCCTTTGCTGTCTCCGCCGGTGCCGTTGCTGCCGTGCACCCATGAAGACACACGAAGGGCCGTAGTGGTCCCCTCTGTTACCGATCACGGACGAACCCGCAGGGGGGCGGCGACAAACCCAGCGGTTCCACGACACCCAGGCACGACAGGCACGACAGGCACGGCACACCGAGCCGTCACAGCGTTGCGGCGAGGATCCGTTCACGCTGGTCGGCGGCCCAGCGGTAAGAAGGCTTCATCGTGAGGGCGCGGTCGAGATCGGCCAGCGCCTCCACCCGTCTGCCGAGCGCCTCGTGCGCCATCGCCCGGCTGCCCACCGCCCAGGCGTATCCCGGGTCGAGGGCGAGCGCCCGGTCGTACTCGGCGATCGCGTCCTCGAACCGCCCTTCCTGTCGCAACAGTTCGCCTCGTTCTCCCACGATCCAGGGATTGCGTGGTGACAGCGCCAGCGCCCTGTCCAGGTCGGCCCGTGCGCCGCCGGTGTCGTCGAGCGAGCGCCGTACCTGAGCACGGCGTACCAGGGACCAGATGTGGTCGGGCTTGATGTCGAGGGCGAGATCGAGGTCGGCCAGCGCTGCCGCGGACCGACCCTGGGTGTGTGCCGTACGCGCCCGGCTGGCCAGTGCCAGGACATGGCCGGGGTCGATGACGAGCACCTGGTCGAAGTCCGCGATCGCCGCCTCGGGGCGACCCGCCAGCCTGTTCGTCTCGCCCCGGTGCCAGAAGGGGCGCGTACCAAACACCCGCCGCTCGACGGCCCGGTCGTGATCCTCCAGCGCCTTCTCGTACTCACCGAGCGCCCGATGCACCAGTGCTCGCCCCGTGTAGGGCCGAGCCCACCGCGGGGCCAGGCCGATCGCCCGGTCGAAGTCCTCGAAGGCGTCCGTGTACCTCGCCTCGTCGCTGTGGCCCTCACCACGAATCATGAACGCGAGGGCGCGGCCCGCGTCGTCAAGTTCCGCCCGGGACAGGAGCATTCCGAGCAGCTTCTCGACACCGCGCTGTTCGTCCCCCAACGCGGCCAGACAGTGGGATCCCCAGTCGCGCAACGCGTCGTCCGCCACCGCCTCACCGGCTTCGGTGAAGACGTGAGCCCACCGTCGTGCCGACTCCGCTCCTGCCGCGCATGCAGCGGGACCGTCTCCCAGTGCCCGCGCGAAGGCCAGGCGCGGCTGCGCACACAACAGGTGGTAGATCTCCTCCAGGCGCTCGACCCACCATGCTTCCGACTCCACTTGCTCCCAGGTCTGCAGCCCCGCCCCCGCCGACTCCCGCCGCTGTCCGAACGACTCCGCCAGCCGGTCGTGGGCCGTACGCCACCGATCGGGCGACACGGAACGCTGGAGCCGCAGCATCGGGTCGCGCACCACGTCGTGGTAGTGCGCGAAGCCTCCGCTGTCGCTCACGAAGGGCATGGTGCGCAGCCAGCTGTAGAGCGCGGTCGGGTCGGCACCGCCCGCGTCGCCGACAGCGGACGTGAAGATGTCCTCGTTCAACCGCCGTGGCAACGCTCCGGCGAGAGCCGCCGCGCGGCGGGTCGGTTCCCGCTCCCACTTCAGGAAGCGCTCGACGGCGGTGGCGCTGGGGTCGTCCACACCGCCCGGACCTGCGGCGTTCTCGGCGACGGCGAGGGTCGAGAGCAGGACGGGCAGCCGCCGGGACAGCCTGAGCACATCCCGCACCACCGTGTCGTCCACCACTCCCTTCGCGGTGAGAAACTGCCGCGCCTCGGACTCGGTGAACGGCGTGAGCGGCACCTCGGTCACCAGGTCGGCGCAGTCCGCCCAGCAGTTGGGGGCGAGCGGGCCCTGCCCGGACAGGGTGATCACGGCGTTCGCGGGCAGCGAGCCGTACGGTCCGCCGATGACGAGATCGCGCAGCCACGTGTCGAGGAACGGCCCGGTGCGCTCGTACGTGTCGAAGAAGACGGCGATCCACGGAGCCTGGGACGCGACGCGGTCCAGTTCGGCGACCAGGGTCGGCGTGAGGACGCGGAGCGGGTCGGTGAGCAGCCGCGCGTCCTCCTGCCTGCTCGTACGGGTACCGAGAGCGGCCCGTACGTGGTCGGCGCCGCGGGCGAGTTGAGCTGGGTCGACGGCTCCGGTGAGCGCTCCGACCCCCGGAACCATGCCGAGGCCGACCAGCCCGGCCTGCGCGACGGCGAGCGATCCTGCCGTCGGACCCTGCTCGGGCTGCGCGAGGGACGCGGCCGACGCCTCGTCCCGCCGGCGGCGGTAGGTCGCGAGCGCCCGGTCGAGAGCCTTGAGCGGGTGCCCCAGCCGTGCGAACTGGTCGGCCAGCGCCTCCAGCACCTCCGGCACGCTGTTCACGGACTCGTCGACGGTGGCGGTGAGCGCCTGGCGCTCGCGCGCGGTCCTGACGAACTCGCGTACCAGAGTCGTCTTGCCCACGCCCGCGTTGCCATGGACGTGGAACACGAACCGGTGCTCCAGGTCTTCCGGCTGCGTGTCGAAGTTCGCCCGGAACAGCGCGAGTTCACTGCGCCGTCCGACGAACCCCGCATGTCGGCGCAGGTTGATGAGCTCTTGCATCGACGGACGCGCACTGCCAGCCATGCGCTTCAGTCTGGCAGCGGGGCAACGGCTCTGACAGACGGCGCGGCGGCAGGTGGCGCGACGGTCCTCTGTCCTCTCCCTGTTGGCCGGCGGCGACGGTCAGGGATTCCAGAACACACCGACCTGCACCTGGTCGAAGCGTCGCGCTGCCAGATCGTCCCGCCGGATCACCCAGTGGACGGAGGTTCCTTCCCTGCCGCTGATGCCGGGATCCCATTGGGCGAGCAACACCCAGTCCTCGCCCGGCTGCTCCGCGGCGAGCGAAGCCGCCTTCGCGACCGGGTCGATCTCGGTGTACTCGTCCCAGGCGTATCCGCCGATCTGCAGCGCCCCGGGGGTGGTGATGTCCTCCTCCTTGTCCAGCCACGCCGCGAGCAGTTGCTCGGAGTGCGGGTGCCCGGGGAGCGGTGCGCTCCAGGGTTCGTCGGGGAGCTCGATCCAACAGTGGTACGGCAGGGACACATTGGCGGCGGCGATAGTCAGCGGGCCTTGCGGGAAAGCCTGGCAGACCTCCCGGTAGTCGGGGATCTCGGCGAAGAAGTGGGCATCCTTCGCCCGCTCTTCGACGGCCGCACCGGCCGGTATGTAGACCACCTCCCCCATGGAGGCAATGTCCTCGTTGTCGGGAAAGGCGAACAACAGCAACTGTCCGTCGGGGGGCAGCGGGAGATCCGTCACGCCCTCGGGCAGGGCCGCACAGTCGATGGAGGCGACGAACGGGAACCGGGGATCCGGGGTGTCGACGGGAAGCAGCAAAGGGCCGCCGAACTGGGCAACGACCGGTCCGTTCCGGGCCTCGGACAGCGTCGCGCAGGGCCGGGCTATGCCGATCCACCGTTCCACATCGTCGGACGGAATTCCCCGGGCCAGTGCCTCTTCGCGGAATGGGCCGAGCTTGTCCAGCATCTCTGGCTTCATGCGAGAAACGTACCGGCAGGCACTGACACACTTAGCCTCAGAGATGAGCCGAGCTTGCCGACACGGAGGTCGAGTGTGAACGGTCCTGGTCCTACCGAAGTCGCGATCCGCGTCGCTGAAGAAGCGGACCTCGACGCGGCAGCCGAACTGTTCCGGCTGTACCTCGACTTCTACGAGGTGCAGCCGCAGGACCCGGACCGGCCGCGCGCCTTCATCGCCGAGCGGCTGAAGGAGCGGGACTCCCTGATCCTGCTCGCCTCCGCCTCCGCCTCCGAGGCCGGGGCCGGGGCCGGGGCGCTCGGGTTCGCGCAGGTGTATCCGATGATCTCGTCACTCGACATGGCACCGTCCTGGCTGCTGAGCGACCTGTACGTGCCCCCCGCCGGCCGCCGCCGCGGTGTCGGCAGGGCGTTGGTGCGCGACGTGGTCCGCAGGGCGCGCGAGGCCGGGATGAGCGGGGTGCAGCTCGACACCGCCTACGACAACCACACGGCCCAACACCTTTACGAGGCCGAGGGATTCACCCGCGACCCCTTCCACATCTACCTCCACGACCTGCGCCGAACCGACGGCCACACGACCTAGGGCCTTCCGTCGTCAGCCGAAGTCGTCGGGGACGATGTGGAGTTTCTCCGCGATACGGGCGAGAGCTTTCTGGTCGGTCGTGTTGAGCGAGTCGAGGACGGTGCGGCGAACCGAGCGCAGGTGGGTGGGCGCCGCCAGACGCACGATGTCGAAGCCGGCTTCAGTGAGTTCGGCGAGGGTGTAGCGGCCGTCGGCCGGGTCGGGTGTCCGTACGACCCAGCCGCGCTGTTCGCAGCGTTTGACGACGTTGGACAGGCGGGAGAGCGACCCGCTGGCGAGGAAGGCGAGTTCACCCATCCGCAGCTTGCGCTGCGGGGCCTCGGAGAGATGGCTGAGCACGAGGTACTCGAACAGGGTCAGGCCGTGTTCCTGCCGTAGCGGCGACTCCAGCTTGCCGGGCAGCAGCAGGACGAG is from Streptomyces sp. NBC_00370 and encodes:
- a CDS encoding MFS transporter; this encodes MTTTLAPPARIGKAAVWSLGLLAAATGTLESVVTPTLPLLQRELSMSPAQGALISIAMLITGALVAPVAGSLGDRYGGKLVMLRLMTVVSVGGLVSALAPNLPVLLLGQVLQGAMVGAMPLSFILVRKHLPAGESAVAIGVVSGLFVGGGMLGTLIAGPVAEGLSRHWMFAIPTGAIVVATLFVRALMPDDPPARSDGAGIDWPGLVLLSGMLVTLMLTLALAPEIGAQPLVLGALVVVLAAFVVGWTAVERRAASPMVDLRLLAKPAIWSSYVITFAVCVGTSVSMYLVPQLFAVSADTYGFGAGATDIGRYLLPGAVMAAISGPLGGAAARRFGTRAVVTAGIGVMTATLVFLAFLHSEVWHLMVGKALVALASGVCVTAMVVRTATSVDHGNTGTATSLVLVTRVIGFAAGAQVSGAFLTAGTPSGSDVPAESAFITGFLIAGVVTALSLLVVRTLREGAKECPTPSS
- a CDS encoding ABC transporter permease, whose product is MMRPNGLARAAVRFKPASFAGTFVALMMSALIVTACGILLETGLRASVPPERYGGAQVVAAADQYEYIVTGSGEDREEEAVPLPDTARVDAGLAAKAAAAPGAATAVADFTFPVRTGNTTHSDSSLTAHGWGSHAFTGTALTTGSAPREGEVVLNAPAARAAKATVGGTVALQTAAGQRDFRVAGIAEAGPADTARNTAPDSGAALAWFADTEAPALAGHPGKADAIAVLAKDGTTPAALADSVKKALAGSAAEVHTGDDRGAIEDPGLGYAKVTLFGIGGSFGGIAAVVAIFTAAGTVALSVSQRAREFALLRAVGATPRQIRRAVASEALLVAPLAGIIGSLPGIGLAHWWFGQLQDRGAVPEAVRVHVSGLPLLAAVAVGLLTALGAGWMAGRRPAKIKPGQALAEASVERLRPGVIRTALGIAALVGGAILTGVSAHSAGDDAAGAALGVVMLFMLAVALLGPLVARLCAGLFGLPLRGAGPAGQLAAANSRTNARRLASAITPIVLAMAFASTLVFMHTSENHVADKQLRAGITADHVVTDPAGLPVDAAERAARTPGVDAAVGLLNTQVLVPVGSGEFKSLLGAGTQGVTGSGAELAKVQDLDVREGSLGRLGADRIAVDWTLANSADVGVGDKLPLYLPDGTKVAPEIVAVYGRGLGLATVTMDRAALAGHVTSGFDSTLLVSGGSEKSLTALGEVTDASGYATQQSLDAKLGAWTNNMMAAVLGGFAAIAAVNTLVMTVLDRRRELGTLRLVGSTRRQVLQMLRWEGLLVAVVGVVLGSAIAAATLIPMMRGTTGELPYVPPLLYGSLVAAAGGLTLAALTLPARAALRRWS
- a CDS encoding ABC transporter ATP-binding protein, with product MRLRSRKQPKTDGQPKTDGQPKTDGQPKTDGQPQGQRPAGTPGLAVELRGVRRQYGRGASAVHALDGVDLALPRGTFTAVMGPSGSGKSTFLQCAAGLDRPTSGSVCLGGTEITGMKENQLTELRRSRLGFVFQAFNLLPSLTVEQNVLLPVRLAGRRQDRRRAADVLAQVGLADKARRRPGELSGGQQQRVAVARALVTSPDVIFADEPTGALDTGTAAEVLGLLRQAVDTLGATVVMVTHDPTAAAWADRVLFLADGTFAGGLERGSAQQIGERMSELTARTAARTARTGRTGAMAGAAA
- a CDS encoding sensor histidine kinase encodes the protein MTPVEEKHPRALLAGASRRWVRLLPWGVAFVLCVALLPTTIRVLSVDYGLNGGIASVLAVAQAAPLLLAVVYPLRAWYVIFVADVAGALTLLTVDFADQRVWPFPAMVIVGYVGLCLALGLRERRRTLLLVWLATAAASIGLAFAAPHGTTGNSTVMIVLSGAALLLGGALRERYEVQRRLAEQETISEAERSRRTLLEERARIARELHDVVAHHMSVITVQADTAAYRLDGLPPHVQEEFTSIAATARESLGEMRRLLGVLRNEETHGELAPQPGLTRIGKLVEATVRTGVPVEFTPCDAEVPEAVGLSAYRIVQEALANVVRHAPGAPTRVSVSVSDDRDGDGTGDGAGSGSGSGSGSGSGGGAGERRLTVLVVNGPPPEPPAAPLEEGRTGHGLVGMRERVRLVGGELDTGPLPDGGFRVAARLPVTRGDAEGAA